The sequence GTTTGCTCTTCGGGCAGAGAGGCTCGTACAGGTTGTTGAATTGCTATTGGAGCATTATCTTTGATGTCCAGCACATCAATGTCATCGTGGTAAATGTGTGCTTCATTAAGCACCGGATCCATAGCATCATCAGAGGGTGGTGCATTGTTCTTAACGTTTTGATCATGTTCAGGCTTCAGCAGATACGGGCTGGTGTCTTGAACCAAGGGGGTCATTGGATAGCGCTGCAAATCTTCCAGTGAATATCCGCTTGATTCATCAGCAGGAGACCAATGCCGCAGCGGAATTACTATATGGGGAACTAGATTCAATTCAGACTGATTATTAGCCAACGCGTTTGTATTTGCTTCTGTCTCGGGTACTTCAGAATTTGATCCAAAGGAGAAGAATGAACGAATTCGCGAGAAAAATCCCGGGCTTGCTGCTTCCTCTGCAGTTGGTGTTTCTTCCTGTATATGGTTGTGATTCAATGCGTTAGGAATAGTATATCCTATTATTGGAACAGGATAGTTGACATACATCATCTCTCCGGCTGCAGCGTAGTTGTCAAGCATCTCAATAGGAATTTTCTCATTTACCACTTCACCGTTGGGGCCAACCGTGTCCATCCGTTTAACAGGCTGGTAGCTTAGTATGTAGTCTTTAATTAATTCCAGCCCGGTTGGGGTTGAAGCATAATCTCGAATTGCCTGGATAGTCTCACTTTTTGTTGATGTGCCTAGCAATGACATAACTTCTTCAAGTGGTGGTAAATCATCTAAATTTCTTATACCGATTTTCCGCGCCAATGAACTCAATTCACGGATTTCAGAGCTGCTCAGCCCCTGCAATTGCGAGGGTAGTTTTTTGTGCACCCCTTTGGGTAAGTTTTTAACAGGCACTGGTAGATAGTTGGGTTGCCATTGCTGCTCGGCTCCTTCTTGCTGAACATACTCGTTTTCTTGGTTGAAATTGATTGGCTCAACTGCAATAAAATGTAATCCAGAGGGCGACGCAAAGTATCGTAAGGGCATCATCGGTACAAATGCAGGTGGATTGTCCGGATCTGGGGTTTGCTTCATGAGATAAACTGGTTCACCGTTTTCCAATGATTCCATTACCACTTCCCGG comes from Armigeres subalbatus isolate Guangzhou_Male chromosome 2, GZ_Asu_2, whole genome shotgun sequence and encodes:
- the LOC134211675 gene encoding uncharacterized protein LOC134211675 isoform X2 — translated: MNKFHVALFVAVALLVTLIHATPTESLSRTKKAKRSILQALFGSTSTTTEPPTTTPDREVVMESLENGEPVYLMKQTPDPDNPPAFVPMMPLRYFASPSGLHFIAVEPINFNQENEYVQQEGAEQQWQPNYLPVPVKNLPKGVHKKLPSQLQGLSSSEIRELSSLARKIGIRNLDDLPPLEEVMSLLGTSTKSETIQAIRDYASTPTGLELIKDYILSYQPVKRMDTVGPNGEVVNEKIPIEMLDNYAAAGEMMYVNYPVPIIGYTIPNALNHNHIQEETPTAEEAASPGFFSRIRSFFSFGSNSEVPETEANTNALANNQSELNLVPHIVIPLRHWSPADESSGYSLEDLQRYPMTPLVQDTSPYLLKPEHDQNVKNNAPPSDDAMDPVLNEAHIYHDDIDVLDIKDNAPIAIQQPVRASLPEEQTGQIHKMDIDKADLPPIIKTTDSVQPKNITLDPTTEKNTVDVTEQNNAASSTTTEASEDP
- the LOC134211675 gene encoding uncharacterized protein LOC134211675 isoform X1, whose product is MNKFHVSVVSVRRFFGIHVALFVAVALLVTLIHATPTESLSRTKKAKRSILQALFGSTSTTTEPPTTTPDREVVMESLENGEPVYLMKQTPDPDNPPAFVPMMPLRYFASPSGLHFIAVEPINFNQENEYVQQEGAEQQWQPNYLPVPVKNLPKGVHKKLPSQLQGLSSSEIRELSSLARKIGIRNLDDLPPLEEVMSLLGTSTKSETIQAIRDYASTPTGLELIKDYILSYQPVKRMDTVGPNGEVVNEKIPIEMLDNYAAAGEMMYVNYPVPIIGYTIPNALNHNHIQEETPTAEEAASPGFFSRIRSFFSFGSNSEVPETEANTNALANNQSELNLVPHIVIPLRHWSPADESSGYSLEDLQRYPMTPLVQDTSPYLLKPEHDQNVKNNAPPSDDAMDPVLNEAHIYHDDIDVLDIKDNAPIAIQQPVRASLPEEQTGQIHKMDIDKADLPPIIKTTDSVQPKNITLDPTTEKNTVDVTEQNNAASSTTTEASEDP